One genomic window of Sphingobacterium oryzagri includes the following:
- a CDS encoding SDR family NAD(P)-dependent oxidoreductase: protein MKKKLEGKVAIVTGSDSGIGRGIAEAFAEEGAIVVITYHSDEESAAETSKHLDDRGHKNVFYQIDVGDENSVNQLFKQVHEEFGQIDILVNNAGVNGSNIPVSEMETKTFDLCLKTNLYGPFFCSRAYLKYWNKNQTTGRIINVSSIHEDVVNAGNADYNASKGGLKNFARSLAIELADKGITVNNIAPGMILTDMNKEAVDDASVRKEKEANIPMKRAGVVDDIKGAAVYLASEESSYVTGSTIFIDGALSIYLGQGA, encoded by the coding sequence ATGAAAAAGAAACTAGAAGGTAAGGTAGCTATCGTTACCGGCTCTGACTCGGGTATTGGCCGCGGCATCGCGGAGGCATTTGCAGAAGAAGGTGCCATTGTTGTAATCACCTACCATAGCGACGAGGAAAGCGCAGCGGAAACCAGCAAACATCTCGATGACAGAGGACATAAGAACGTCTTTTATCAAATCGATGTGGGCGATGAAAACAGCGTAAACCAACTTTTTAAGCAGGTACACGAAGAGTTTGGCCAAATTGATATTTTGGTTAACAACGCGGGGGTAAATGGAAGCAATATTCCGGTATCAGAAATGGAAACGAAAACGTTTGACCTTTGCTTGAAAACAAACCTGTATGGACCGTTTTTTTGTTCGCGTGCGTACTTGAAATACTGGAATAAAAACCAAACAACTGGCCGCATTATCAACGTAAGCTCCATCCATGAAGATGTCGTCAATGCCGGAAATGCCGATTATAACGCTTCTAAAGGCGGATTGAAGAATTTTGCGCGTAGTCTGGCTATTGAACTTGCTGACAAAGGCATTACCGTAAACAATATCGCTCCAGGTATGATATTAACCGATATGAACAAAGAGGCGGTAGACGATGCTAGCGTTCGCAAGGAAAAAGAAGCGAACATCCCAATGAAACGTGCGGGCGTGGTCGATGATATTAAGGGCGCTGCCGTTTACCTGGCAAGTGAAGAAAGCAGCTACGTCACAGGTTCAACAATTTTTATCGACGGCGCATTAAGCATTTATCTCGGTCAGGGAGCTTAA
- the dctA gene encoding C4-dicarboxylate transporter DctA, with protein MQQVLKSLYVQVIIGIIVGVFLGVYYPDFAVKMKPLGDGFIKLIKMVIAPLIFSSIVIGIAGMQDVKKVGKIGFTALVYFEIMTTVALVIGLLFVNWIQPGTGMNIDPATLDASSVADYVKEAEKSHDLLSWLLSIIPENVVAAVASDNLLQVLVFAVLFGIALTKIGQTHAAPVLSVLNSFLKGLFAIIKMIMYLAPIGAMGAMGFTIGKYGVAALSSLGMLMLSFYLTCLFFIVIVIGAVLHFYVGISIFKLIRYIKEELLIVLGTSSSESALPGIMQKLENAGCAKPIVGLVIPTGYSFNLDGTCIYLTMAAVFISQALNMHLSLQQEISLLLVLLLTSKGAAGVTGSGFVTLAATLPVVGHVPVEAVALILGIDRFMSEARALTNIIGNTAATIVVAKFEKGLDRSALEKQLHS; from the coding sequence ATGCAGCAAGTTTTAAAAAGTTTGTATGTCCAGGTAATCATTGGGATTATCGTGGGTGTTTTTTTGGGCGTGTATTATCCTGACTTCGCAGTCAAAATGAAACCCTTGGGCGATGGCTTCATCAAGCTGATAAAAATGGTAATTGCACCGCTTATTTTTAGTTCGATCGTGATCGGAATTGCCGGTATGCAAGATGTGAAGAAGGTTGGTAAGATTGGTTTTACCGCTTTGGTTTATTTCGAGATTATGACCACTGTCGCTCTAGTTATCGGCTTACTTTTCGTCAACTGGATCCAGCCGGGTACGGGAATGAATATTGATCCCGCAACTTTAGATGCCAGCAGCGTTGCAGATTATGTGAAAGAAGCAGAGAAAAGCCACGATTTGCTGAGCTGGTTATTAAGTATTATTCCGGAAAATGTCGTAGCCGCCGTTGCTTCAGACAATTTACTGCAGGTACTGGTGTTTGCCGTGCTCTTTGGTATTGCGCTTACTAAAATTGGTCAGACGCATGCTGCACCTGTGCTATCCGTCCTAAATTCCTTTCTAAAAGGTTTGTTTGCAATCATTAAAATGATCATGTATCTAGCGCCCATCGGTGCTATGGGCGCAATGGGATTTACCATTGGAAAATACGGTGTTGCGGCTTTATCCTCTTTGGGCATGTTAATGCTCAGCTTTTACCTTACTTGCCTTTTCTTTATTGTGATCGTGATTGGTGCCGTTTTACACTTTTATGTCGGCATCAGTATTTTTAAACTTATCCGGTACATCAAAGAAGAATTGTTGATCGTACTGGGCACCTCATCTTCCGAATCTGCTTTGCCAGGTATCATGCAGAAGCTCGAAAACGCCGGCTGTGCAAAGCCTATCGTCGGACTGGTCATCCCAACGGGTTATTCGTTCAATCTCGACGGCACCTGCATTTATTTAACAATGGCCGCTGTATTTATCTCGCAAGCACTCAATATGCATTTATCGCTTCAGCAGGAAATTTCTTTGCTGCTGGTTCTATTACTAACTTCCAAAGGCGCCGCAGGAGTTACTGGTAGTGGATTTGTCACGCTGGCCGCTACGCTACCCGTTGTAGGGCATGTGCCTGTCGAGGCCGTCGCGCTGATTCTCGGTATTGATCGATTTATGAGCGAGGCACGTGCCCTTACCAATATTATCGGCAATACGGCCGCAACGATCGTTGTAGCGAAGTTTGAGAAAGGGTTAGATCGGTCTGCGCTCGAAAAGCAGTTGCACAGCTGA
- a CDS encoding CheR family methyltransferase produces the protein MLEPNIIKDDELDVLLADVSRLYGYDFTQYSKASLKRRINRICLIDKFTSFAELRYRLLHHPEYLQRFIEEITVNVTEMFRDPSFFKALREKVLPQLGTYPFIRIWLAGCSTGEEAYSIAILLKEANLYKRALIYATDINPGVLEKASKGIFPIAHMKQYSENYILSGGKEDFSSYYMANYDMVKFHTELSEKMIFSTHNLVSDSSFNEFQLIICRNVLIYFDKELQNHVFQLFDDSLDNLGFLALGAKETIRFSNLENKYKQLDSEKIWRKTI, from the coding sequence ATGTTAGAACCAAATATTATAAAGGACGATGAACTGGACGTGCTCCTTGCGGATGTATCGCGCCTGTACGGTTATGACTTTACGCAATATAGCAAAGCCTCGCTGAAGCGGCGTATTAATCGTATTTGCTTAATTGATAAATTTACGTCTTTTGCTGAGCTGCGCTATCGATTGCTCCATCATCCTGAATATTTACAGCGGTTTATTGAAGAAATTACGGTAAATGTTACCGAAATGTTCCGCGATCCCTCGTTTTTTAAGGCGCTGCGTGAGAAAGTATTGCCGCAGTTGGGTACTTATCCGTTTATTCGGATTTGGTTGGCGGGATGTTCTACCGGTGAAGAAGCTTATTCTATCGCTATTTTATTAAAAGAGGCCAACCTCTACAAACGTGCTTTAATATACGCCACAGATATCAATCCGGGCGTTTTAGAAAAAGCATCCAAAGGAATATTTCCTATTGCTCACATGAAGCAATACTCCGAAAACTATATCCTGTCTGGCGGAAAAGAAGATTTCTCCTCGTATTATATGGCGAATTACGATATGGTGAAATTCCATACCGAGCTGAGTGAGAAAATGATTTTTTCTACGCATAACTTGGTGTCAGATAGCTCATTCAATGAGTTTCAGTTAATCATTTGTAGAAATGTGCTGATTTATTTTGACAAAGAACTGCAGAACCATGTTTTCCAATTGTTCGACGATAGTTTAGACAATCTTGGCTTTCTGGCTTTAGGAGCGAAGGAAACTATCCGGTTTTCAAACTTAGAAAATAAATACAAGCAACTGGATAGTGAAAAAATTTGGCGAAAAACCATATAA
- a CDS encoding YceI family protein encodes MKKIGLSLVAAAAIIFASCGGNSSNTVTSSEQTVAEAQGDNYAVDLATSKVDWKAFHKGGFAPRWGTLALSSGELSVDGSNVTAGEFTIDMKSLKVDSASVTEADKKSSDLENHLKNADFFDVEKFATAAFKITQISDLQGAAAADAIEGANKTVSGNLTLLDSTLNISFPAKITVEGEKVAVAAKFTVNRADWGIKFGTSEGDPSEWMISKDIEIGINVNATKK; translated from the coding sequence ATGAAAAAAATCGGTTTATCGTTGGTAGCTGCTGCTGCCATCATTTTCGCTTCTTGTGGCGGAAACAGCTCAAACACAGTTACATCTTCAGAGCAAACTGTTGCTGAAGCGCAGGGCGACAACTACGCGGTTGACTTAGCTACCTCTAAAGTTGATTGGAAAGCTTTTCACAAAGGTGGATTTGCACCGCGTTGGGGAACGTTGGCGCTGTCGTCAGGTGAATTGTCGGTTGATGGCAGCAATGTCACAGCGGGTGAATTTACAATCGATATGAAATCTTTAAAAGTAGATTCAGCTTCGGTAACAGAAGCAGACAAAAAATCATCTGATTTAGAAAACCACTTGAAAAATGCAGACTTCTTTGACGTAGAAAAATTTGCTACAGCAGCTTTCAAAATTACGCAAATTTCAGATTTGCAAGGTGCAGCCGCAGCTGATGCTATTGAAGGTGCAAACAAAACCGTTAGTGGAAACTTAACGTTGTTAGATAGCACATTAAATATCTCTTTCCCTGCTAAAATTACGGTAGAAGGTGAAAAAGTAGCTGTTGCCGCTAAATTTACAGTTAACCGTGCAGACTGGGGAATCAAATTCGGCACGTCGGAAGGTGATCCATCCGAATGGATGATTAGCAAAGATATTGAAATCGGTATCAATGTAAACGCAACAAAGAAATAA
- a CDS encoding chemotaxis protein CheB encodes MMAVEHKGKKIKMLLIGGSAGSLKVILAMLPNLRSDLSFPILIILHRKPDPDSVLDVLLMNYSNSPVLEAGDKMVLQAGTIYLVPSDYHLLFENEQLVSLDCSEKLNYSRPSIDVSFQSAAQVFSDNLAAMLLSGANADGVEGLKYVKQRGGLLLVQDPETAEVSYMPQRALEHNTVDYVLKPHEMATFVNQFNR; translated from the coding sequence ATGATGGCGGTGGAGCACAAAGGAAAAAAAATAAAGATGTTGTTGATCGGCGGCTCAGCGGGCAGCCTGAAAGTTATATTGGCTATGTTGCCCAATTTACGTAGCGACCTCTCGTTTCCTATCTTAATTATTTTGCATCGTAAACCCGATCCCGATTCGGTGTTGGATGTACTCCTGATGAATTACAGCAATTCGCCCGTGTTGGAGGCCGGTGATAAAATGGTTTTGCAAGCCGGAACAATATACTTGGTGCCGTCTGACTACCACCTGCTTTTTGAAAACGAACAATTGGTTTCGTTAGACTGTTCGGAGAAATTAAACTATTCGCGACCATCGATCGACGTTTCCTTTCAATCGGCCGCACAAGTTTTTTCAGATAATCTAGCCGCTATGTTGTTATCCGGTGCTAATGCCGATGGCGTAGAAGGATTGAAATATGTGAAACAACGCGGCGGATTACTCCTTGTGCAAGATCCGGAAACAGCAGAAGTTTCCTACATGCCGCAACGGGCGTTAGAACATAATACCGTCGATTATGTTTTAAAACCGCACGAAATGGCGACATTTGTAAACCAATTTAATCGCTAG
- the rocD gene encoding ornithine--oxo-acid transaminase has product MQHTYPTGEKTKQYIDTEWTYGAHNYHPLPVVLERGEGAFVWDVEGKRFFDFLSGYSAVNQGHCHPKIVDALVKQAHLLTLTSRAFHSDKLADYTKYITAYFGYERVLPMNTGVEAVETALKLARKWGYNVKGVPAGEAKIITVEGNFHGRTINVISFSTDESARKDFGPFVSGYVTVPYNDLHALEAALADPTVVGFLVEPIQGEAGVYVPDEGYLAAAFSLCKAHQVLFIADEIQTGLSRTGRMLACDYENVKPDVLILGKALSGGLLPISAVLSSEEIMLTIQPGEHGSTYGGNPLACAVAIAALEVLQEENLAAHAAELGDYFRSELKQFAHPAVKEVRGKGLLNAIVIQHDDPDAAYTLCLTLLKHGLLAKPTHGDKIRFAPPLVISKQQLGEAIAIIKNALSSLD; this is encoded by the coding sequence ATGCAACACACTTATCCGACAGGCGAAAAAACCAAGCAATATATCGATACCGAGTGGACATACGGCGCGCACAACTACCATCCGTTACCGGTGGTTTTAGAAAGGGGGGAAGGCGCTTTTGTTTGGGATGTGGAAGGCAAACGATTTTTTGATTTTCTATCGGGCTATTCTGCTGTTAATCAAGGGCACTGTCATCCTAAAATTGTCGATGCATTGGTCAAGCAAGCGCATCTATTGACGTTGACCTCACGTGCATTCCATAGCGATAAGTTGGCCGACTACACCAAATATATAACAGCTTACTTTGGTTATGAGCGGGTTTTGCCGATGAATACCGGCGTAGAAGCCGTGGAAACTGCGCTGAAGCTCGCGCGCAAATGGGGTTACAACGTTAAAGGTGTTCCAGCTGGCGAAGCAAAAATTATTACTGTAGAAGGCAATTTTCATGGCCGCACGATCAATGTCATTTCGTTTAGCACAGACGAAAGTGCGCGTAAAGATTTTGGTCCGTTTGTTTCCGGATATGTCACCGTACCATATAACGATTTGCACGCGCTGGAAGCAGCATTGGCAGATCCAACCGTTGTAGGATTTTTAGTCGAGCCTATACAGGGCGAGGCCGGCGTGTATGTGCCAGACGAAGGCTATCTGGCGGCTGCGTTTTCGCTGTGCAAGGCACATCAGGTTCTGTTTATTGCCGATGAAATCCAAACAGGCTTATCGCGCACCGGACGAATGCTTGCCTGCGATTATGAAAATGTAAAGCCAGATGTGTTGATCTTAGGCAAAGCACTCAGTGGCGGCTTATTACCCATTTCTGCTGTATTGAGCAGCGAAGAAATAATGTTGACGATACAACCCGGCGAGCACGGGTCTACGTATGGCGGAAATCCGTTAGCTTGTGCCGTTGCTATCGCAGCGCTTGAGGTGCTCCAAGAAGAAAACCTGGCAGCGCATGCCGCTGAGCTCGGTGATTATTTTCGAAGTGAGCTAAAACAATTTGCACACCCGGCGGTTAAAGAGGTTAGGGGCAAAGGTTTGCTAAACGCAATCGTCATTCAGCACGATGATCCAGATGCGGCTTACACGCTGTGCTTAACCCTGCTGAAACACGGATTGCTCGCGAAACCTACGCATGGCGATAAGATACGTTTTGCGCCGCCACTGGTTATCAGCAAGCAGCAGCTTGGCGAGGCAATCGCAATCATTAAAAACGCCTTAAGCAGCCTGGATTAG
- a CDS encoding mechanosensitive ion channel family protein, whose product MKLSGLYFCMLFILSFSCHAAFGQQDTIRQDTSHQIGKKEVELDALRKQQYADSLHRARLEDQLLQVQRGDFEEKRKLLAEINILKSRDSILMARRRLKVDSLRNLNSGSPVIAFQDTLFKIYTAIGSYTAADRASAVASRIRVLTENMAFQTDSLKVTQNEDGWLLLWQEQIIASVNAQDALWANKTAEELALSYQQVIKDAIESQREQTSLPRLLKAVGLALLLLSSLILIIFSIGKFMHYLKRKTLLAKDRIFHGIKIRGYVLVTSSRQVRFVWIILAVFRWIFILLAIYLALPILLNLFPETEGYAPMLVGYFLSPLKKVATAVIAYFPNMITIFVICIVFHYLLKLLKFFARELQNEALTIPGFYKEWAIPTYQILRVLLLAFLLVVIFPYLPGSDSPIFKGISVFIGVLFTFSSAGALGNIVAGLLLTYMRSFSIGDRIKIGEVSGDIIEKSLLVTRVRTIKNEVISIPNAQILNSHTINYSADAQALGLIIHIDITLAYEIPWQDVHRLAKLAAAKTERLESDPAPFVLQNGLHDFYVSYQLNAYTKHPNQQAFIYSELYKHVLDTFHAAGIEILSPHYHAVRDGSLRDIPSEHRGEDSHHDGIRLDINRKKDQKL is encoded by the coding sequence ATGAAGTTGTCCGGCCTCTATTTCTGCATGTTATTTATCCTCTCGTTTTCTTGCCATGCTGCATTTGGCCAGCAGGATACGATTCGGCAGGACACTTCTCATCAAATCGGTAAAAAGGAAGTGGAGCTCGATGCGCTCCGGAAACAGCAATATGCAGATTCGCTACATCGTGCTCGTCTGGAAGACCAACTTTTGCAGGTGCAACGCGGCGACTTTGAAGAAAAACGTAAGCTGCTGGCAGAGATCAATATATTAAAGAGTAGAGACTCTATATTGATGGCCAGACGCCGATTAAAAGTAGATTCTCTCCGCAATTTAAATAGCGGTAGCCCGGTTATCGCATTTCAGGATACGTTATTCAAAATTTATACGGCCATTGGCAGTTACACGGCTGCCGATCGCGCTTCGGCTGTGGCTTCCCGGATACGTGTGCTGACTGAAAACATGGCTTTTCAAACCGATTCGCTCAAGGTGACGCAAAATGAAGACGGTTGGTTGCTGCTGTGGCAAGAGCAGATTATCGCGAGCGTCAATGCGCAAGATGCACTTTGGGCAAACAAGACGGCCGAAGAACTGGCGCTATCGTATCAGCAAGTGATCAAAGATGCTATAGAAAGCCAACGCGAGCAAACCAGTTTGCCCAGGTTGTTGAAAGCTGTAGGCTTAGCACTTTTGCTTTTAAGTAGCTTGATCTTGATTATTTTCTCGATCGGAAAATTCATGCATTACCTCAAAAGGAAGACCTTATTGGCTAAAGATCGTATCTTTCACGGTATCAAAATACGTGGTTATGTGCTTGTCACCTCTTCACGGCAAGTAAGGTTTGTTTGGATAATACTTGCGGTATTCCGCTGGATATTCATCCTACTTGCTATTTATCTTGCGCTACCGATATTACTCAATTTATTTCCAGAAACGGAAGGCTATGCGCCCATGCTGGTGGGTTATTTTTTATCCCCATTAAAGAAAGTAGCGACAGCCGTAATCGCCTATTTCCCGAATATGATCACGATTTTTGTGATCTGTATTGTTTTTCATTATTTACTCAAGCTACTGAAATTTTTCGCGAGAGAATTGCAAAACGAAGCGTTAACCATTCCAGGATTTTACAAAGAATGGGCTATCCCAACCTATCAAATATTACGAGTTTTGCTATTGGCTTTTCTGTTAGTAGTCATTTTTCCGTATCTCCCAGGATCCGATTCGCCAATCTTCAAAGGTATTTCGGTTTTTATTGGCGTGCTCTTTACGTTTAGTTCGGCAGGCGCACTGGGTAATATCGTTGCTGGCCTGTTGCTCACCTACATGCGTTCGTTTTCTATTGGCGATCGCATAAAAATAGGTGAAGTATCTGGTGATATTATTGAAAAATCGCTGTTGGTAACGCGTGTACGGACAATTAAAAATGAAGTTATTTCTATACCGAACGCGCAAATTCTAAACAGCCATACCATCAACTACAGTGCGGATGCGCAAGCCTTGGGTTTGATTATCCATATTGATATTACGCTGGCCTATGAAATTCCCTGGCAGGACGTTCATCGCCTCGCCAAATTGGCGGCTGCGAAGACCGAGCGGCTGGAATCCGATCCGGCGCCTTTTGTTTTGCAAAATGGCCTGCATGATTTTTATGTTTCGTATCAGCTAAATGCGTATACGAAACATCCCAATCAGCAGGCTTTTATTTACTCCGAACTTTATAAGCATGTTTTGGATACCTTTCATGCTGCAGGAATTGAAATCCTCTCACCACATTATCATGCCGTGCGCGATGGAAGTTTGCGCGATATACCATCGGAACATCGCGGCGAAGACAGTCATCACGATGGCATCCGTCTCGATATCAATCGAAAAAAAGATCAGAAATTATAA
- a CDS encoding response regulator, whose amino-acid sequence MKNKTILIFDDDVNILEVCTIILVDAGYEVKISETSHDIIEKVTETRPDAILMDNWIPEIGGIEATRLLKQHDEYKKIPVVYISANNDIHLLADKAGADAYLPKPFDIVDLENTVARVLAEAEAQ is encoded by the coding sequence ATGAAGAATAAAACAATATTAATATTTGACGATGATGTCAATATTTTGGAGGTATGTACGATCATTTTGGTGGATGCAGGCTATGAGGTGAAAATTTCCGAGACATCGCATGATATTATCGAGAAGGTCACCGAAACCCGTCCGGATGCCATCTTAATGGACAACTGGATTCCGGAAATTGGCGGAATTGAAGCCACCAGATTGCTGAAACAACATGACGAGTACAAAAAAATACCCGTAGTCTACATTTCTGCAAACAATGATATTCATTTATTGGCAGACAAAGCCGGCGCCGATGCATATTTGCCAAAGCCATTTGATATTGTAGATCTTGAAAACACGGTAGCTCGTGTACTGGCTGAAGCCGAGGCGCAATAA
- a CDS encoding response regulator: MILKKSVLIIDDDTRNIFALRLALKARGYVAVSALSATEGLHMLADRDDIRVVLMDMMMPEMDGYEALRMIASNPALYNDTPVVSVTAQAMSGDREKCLEAGAKGYVSKPVDIDKLIAVIEKVS, from the coding sequence ATGATACTGAAGAAATCGGTCTTGATAATCGATGATGACACGCGTAATATCTTTGCGCTTCGCTTGGCGCTGAAAGCCAGAGGATATGTAGCCGTCAGCGCGTTGAGCGCGACAGAAGGATTGCATATGCTCGCCGATAGAGATGATATTCGCGTGGTACTAATGGATATGATGATGCCAGAAATGGATGGATATGAAGCGTTGCGCATGATCGCAAGCAATCCGGCGCTGTACAACGATACACCCGTAGTATCGGTTACGGCGCAGGCCATGTCTGGAGATCGGGAAAAATGTTTGGAAGCTGGTGCAAAAGGCTACGTGTCGAAACCGGTTGATATTGATAAATTGATCGCTGTAATCGAAAAGGTGAGTTAA